A region of Oryzias latipes chromosome 18, ASM223467v1 DNA encodes the following proteins:
- the LOC101156610 gene encoding uncharacterized protein LOC101156610 isoform X2, with protein MLRLLLLLFSVVTLAGSVIITQKQQVSIAQCPITYYTEKYTNVYTDVSNGRLMICFKGFYNPGKSNDCIQGPVIDKNQITFNIYQDNSLSSTIRQKLKLLTNDLKCYSYFSFLSEGRTTALKLYQFGTQTALGLQYSDYQQPGTGSTDYPRYAYTLVNNEQVHSVVASKAAVENYGDITGCRLNGFGMARNTVKSFPETCTTGSCSSAAVVTSTTCGDREYCDGKGSCKQRGLCTVTGPTVIDFRGQMNSVSDRCEYTLLQDQSTGFTLKANFLERRRRDVSFVDSVTLDFSQGADIQLLQGHRVLVGGSPVTLSGSVQTFNGVGLSKDQTGVTANISLGGASFSLFFDGTTAQIFIDVLAGHSYKGLCENSSSFSSSKLSSDSSCQQQYQEKVDNTVNCTAVTQQCNILKSPPFSSCNAVIDPQPYIAACTETLCKYPAVDGLRCQFLGAYAKACQKRQVNIENWETAAQCSSSTVMCPGRTCSDHEFCGQIDNSTATGCRCRAIFAAPYINSSSFGAPTVCQHNSASLTLVGCLLEQRGIDYSLLTLLDKTCKGQVDETTHLMTFNFTSDNCGTIVTTNNSQVIFTNAVTLKDKITRKDQAFIEFSCLYKKPEVNHVAFRIQDSKTSTYQP; from the exons ATGCTCCGCCTCCTGCTACTCCTGTTTTCTGTTGTCACGCTAGCAG GTTCAGTGATCATCACTCAAAAACAACAAGTCAGCATTGCTCAATGTCCCATTACATACTACACGGAAAAGTACACTAATGTTTAT ACGGACGTCAGCAATGGAAGACTCATGATCTGCTTTAAAGGATTTTACAACCCTGGAAAAAGCAACGACTGCATCCAAGGGCCtgtgattgacaaaaatcaaatCACATTTAATATATACCAAGATAACTCCTTGAGCTCAACCATCCGCCAGAAACTGAAACTCCTCACAAATGacttaaaatgttattcatacttttcatttttaagtgaGGGAAGGACT ACTGCCCTGAAATTATACCAGTTTGGTACCCAGACAGCTCTTGGTCTACAGTACTCTGATTACCAG CAACCTGGGACAGGGTCAACAGATTATCCTCGG TATGCTTACACTCTAGTCAACAATGAACAGGTCCACTCTGTGGTTGCTAGTAAAGCAGCGGTTGAAAATTATGGAGATATCACTGGTTGCAGACTCAACG GTTTTGGTATGGCACGTAATACCGTGAAGTCTTTTCCTGAGACCTGCACCACAGGCTCTTGCAGCTCAGCTGCAGTGGTAACAAGCACCACCTGCGGTGACCGTGAATACTGTGACGGCAAAGGAAG CTGCAAGCAAAGAGGACTCTGCACAGTGACCGGTCCCACCGTCATTGACTTCAGAGGACAAATGAACTCAGTGTCAGACCGGTGTGAGTACACTCTGCTGCAGGATCAGTCTACTGGATTCACTCTGAAGGCCAACTTTCTGGAACGGCGTCGCAGAGATGTGAGCTTTGTGGACAGTGTCACTCTGGACTTCAGTCAGGGTGCTGACATTCAGCTGCTACAAGGACACAGAGTCCTG GTGGGAGGCTCACCTGTGACCCTCAGTGGTTCAGTCCAGACGTTTAATGGTGTTGGTCTCTCCAAGGACCAGACTGGAGTCACTGCCAATATTTCACTGGGAGGCGCatctttttctctgttctttgaTGGAACAACAGCTCAGATCTTCATAGATG TCCTTGCAGGTCACTCTTATAAGGGTCTGTGTGAAAACTCCAGCAGTTTCTCATCTTCAAAACTTTCCAGTGACTCCAG CTGTCAGCAACAGTATCAAGAGAAAGTTGACAACACTGTTAACTGCACTGCTGTGACTCAACA GTGTAACATCTTGAAATCCCCACCATTCTCCTCCTGTAATGCTGTTATTGACCCTCAGCCATACATAGCTGCCTGCACTGAGACTTTGTGCAAGTATCCTGCAGTGGACGGTCTCAGGTGTCAGTTCCTGGGGGCCTACGCCAAAGCCTGCCAGAAGAGACAAGTTAACATAGAGAACTGGGAGACAGCAGCTCAGTGCT CCAGTTCTACAGTTATGTGTCCGGGCAGAACCTGCAGCGATCATGAGTTCTGTGGTCAGATCGACAACAGCACCGCCACTGGATGTCGCTGTAGAGCAATTTTTGCCGCCCCATACATAAATTCAAGCAGTTTTG GTGCTCCAACTGTCTGCCAGCACAATTCTGCTTCACTGACTCTGGTGGGCTGTCTTCTGGAGCAAAGAGGCATCGACTACTCCCTCTTAACTCTTCTGGATAAAACCTGCAAGGGTCAAGTGGATGAAACTACTCACTTGATGACCTTTAACTTCACCAGCGATAATTGTGGGACAATAGTTACT ACCAACAACAGTCAAGTAATCTTTACGAAtgccgtgaccctgaaagataAGATCACTCGAAAGGACCAAGCTTTCATTGAGTTCTCCTGCCTCTACAAAAAGCCTGAAGTCAACCATGTGGCCTTCAGAATCCAAGACAG